In Chanodichthys erythropterus isolate Z2021 chromosome 9, ASM2448905v1, whole genome shotgun sequence, a genomic segment contains:
- the LOC137026958 gene encoding uncharacterized protein yields the protein MQDKLAEAIFKESQCSSEPEFSDTSTEEDEGASVKTQQDGQGTEMESAVGFTSPQPSNTQDDIPEKSEAKTQESVCEERVQEAHVHTEEEIGETQEATLDIEEMQKEKQSERTNEVEQPDEREEVKTETEDMQEKDKDGENTNAEVVEVNTESNEEEKDSLVQEPETHTEMLDIGNTDNEVPEMEDMDLVSHTENDTETGAGDTQRERDADDADQNIERRSDGQPDRDEREDLSDEAGDDRSTGEMVQKTDGKVDGEGSVGKEEVGEKSSEEKDETKDEDTSEDLGVEEAEKPGNEEIQVGEKENELEGKEEDGEKSIVAKNETKVEDTSEDLEIEEAEKPENEEIQVGEKENELEVKEEDGEKSSEEKYDTKVEDSSEDLAVVEAEKPANEEIQVGEKEYELEGDQESKAEDKQNKDSIEKDKDVVNDDHKESEDGELSSEAVNRLNESQESQDVRAEGNEKEDDGVNDEQKETEDGEQVRNILSDGAEEEGPEKLNSEVEIEGEINKGKDEKMEDRSQEEEEEEDKKRDEMAEGTDGNYVDNEAKDKKHENKLETGEKLIEEQEEEMADINEISENSLETGDGKEFVSGENTAQKLEDIFEDQNEESVSQEEQNEMGSSRAPKDDTEASTKEELGEPAEVKNDLLDSNIDAENGEGQDVGREEAENVEDYLQEEMQDKSEGETGDSAQEVIDDNEEPETDKDVKEEENDNGKEHEIENKLNAEVIPSEIESQLGSEHEDQGSDNQKADKEDDKESETSATTFIENITPQITQTIVNKDTESEIVSAEAKVTAEEPELKGTDDELRSRDAPEGMDGDTAQPLDLVSNWINIHQESKYFQTFIEPLDEEGLISEETEERLNGEVLHATDTPPSTDIGGLDETLKSRDETATPIRNNLNEYTESVVESLKTETKVEAVEADAYSNHSKDSIQSSTKDERVQEAGDTRGSLVTSCSRESNNEDTYQKDTARQETLTSDDVINMGTTATSEDIQDRAPSETEQQNVPRNVDLNVKESEQCNQQSMTEETKHLAQTEEASNKETLESLEDNLKTEHEPQSEYIEPQSPTITVITDLKIVNKSENGSQDDTASVDFHSRQSDGSRNVNGNRRTKVIDGQFKQTLSTETLSTFSLDDSRFFGPAGYPRLTTAHTENSY from the exons ATGCAAGACAAGTTGGCTGAGGCCATTTTCAAGGAATCTCAATGTAGTTCAGAGCCAGAGTTTAGTGATACAAGCACAGAGGAAGATGAAGGGGCCTCTGTGAAGACCCAACAGGATGGCCAAG GAACAGAAATGGAGAGTGCGGTGGGTTTCACTTCACCACAACCATCAAACACACAGGATGATATTCCAGAGAAAAGTGAAGCCAAGACACAGGAGTCTGTATGTGAGGAAAGAGTACAGGAGGCTCATGTCCACACAGAAGAAGAAATAGGAGAGACTCAGGAGGCAACTTTAGACATAGAAGAAATGCAGAAGGAAAAACAAAGTGAGAGGACAAATGAAGTTGAACAACCAGATGAAAGAGAGGAAGTAAAAACTGAGACTGAGGACATGCAGGAGAAAGATAAGGATGGGGAAAATACAAATGCAGAGGTTGTAGAGGTTAATACAGAGTCTAATGAAGAAGAGAAAGACTCATTAGTACAGGAACCAGAGACACACACTGAAATGCTGGACATTGGAAATACAGACAATGAGGTTCCAGAGATGGAGGACATGGATTTGGTATCTCATACAGAGAATGATACAGAAACAGGTGCAGGTGACACTCAGAGGGAGCGAGACGCTGATGACGCAGATCAGAACATAGAGAGGAGGAGCGATGGACAGCCAGACAGAGATGAAAGAGAAGACCTATCAGATGAGGCTGGGGATGATAGGTCAACTGGGGAAATGGTACAGAAGACAGATGGCAAGGTGGATGGTGAGGGCTCTGTTGGTAAGGAGGAAGTTGGTGAAAAATCTAGTGaagagaaagatgagacaaAGGATGAGGATACAAGTGAAGATTTGGGAGTAGAGGAGGCAGAGAAACCTGGGAATGAAGAGATCCAAGTTGGCGAGAAAGAAAATGAGTTAGAGGGTAAAGAGGAAGATGGTGAAAAATCTATTGTAGCGAAAAACGAGACAAAGGTTGAGGATACAAGTGAAGATTTGGAAATAGAGGAGGCAGAGAAACCTGAGAATGAAGAAATCCAAGTTGGCGAGAAAGAAAATGAGTTAGAGGTTAAGGAGGAAGATGGTGAAAAATCTAGTGAAGAGAAATATGACACAAAGGTTGAGGATTCAAGTGAAGATTTGGCAGTAGTGGAGGCAGAGAAACCTGCAAATGAAGAGATCCAAGTTGGCGAGAAAGAATATGAGTTAGAGGGTGACCAAGAATCAAAGGCAGAAGATAAACAAAATAAGGACAGTATAGAAAAAGACAAGGATGTTGTGAATGATGACCATAAAGAAAGTGAAGATGGAGAACTATCTAGTGAGGCTGTAAATAGACTAAATGAGTCACAGGAAAGTCAAGATGTGAGGGCAGAGGGTAATGAAAAAGAGGATGATGGTGTGAATGATGAACAAAAAGAAACAGAAGATGGAGAACAGGTTAGAAACATACTTAGTGATGGAGCCGAGGAAGAAGGGCCTGAGAAACTTAACAGTGAGGTTGAGATTGAAGGAGAAATCAATAAAGGGAAAGATGAAAAGATGGAAGATAGGTCtcaggaagaggaagaagaagaggacaagAAGAGGGATGAGATGGCAGAGGGAACAGATGGAAATTATGTAGATAATGAAGCAAAAGACAAAAAGCATGAGAATAAGTTAGAAACAGGTGAAAAGTTGATAGAAGAGCAAGAGGAGGAGATGGCAGATATAAACGAGATTAGTGAGAATTCATTAGAGACAGGAGATGGAAAAGAGTTTGTTTCTGGTGAGAATACAGCTCAAAAATTAGAAGACATCTTTGAGGACCAAAATGAGGAATCAGTTTCACAGGAAGAACAAAATGAAATGGGTTCCAGCAGGGCGCCCAAGGATGACACAGAGGCCAGTACCAAGGAAGAACTAGGCGAACCTGCCGAGGTGAAAAATGACCTGCTAGATAGTAACATAGATGCTGAAAATGGAGAGGGACAAGACGTTGGTCGTGAGGAGGCTGAGAACGTGGAAGATTATCTCCAAGAGGAAATGCAAGATAAATCAGAGGGTGAGACAGGTGATAGTGCTCAAGAAGTTATAGATGACAATGAAGAGCCAGAGACTGATAAAGATgtgaaagaagaagaaaacgaTAATGGCAAAGAGCATGAGATAGAAAACAAGTTGAATGCTGAAGTTATTCCCTCAGAAATAGAGTCTCAGTTGGGCAGTGAACACGAGGACCAGGGCAGTGACAACCAAAAAGCTGACAAAGAGGATGACAAAGAATCAGAAACCTCTGCAACAACATTCATAGAAAACATAACTCCTCAAATAACACAGACGATAGTCAATAAGGATACAGAAAGTGAGATTGTCTCAGCAGAAGCTAAAGTTACAGCAGAGGAACCAGAACTGAAGGGTACTGACGATGAACTGAGAAGTAGAGATGCTCCTGAAGGGATGGACGGTGATACAGCGCAACCTTTGGATCTTGTGAGTAACTGGATTAACATACACCAAGAGTCAAAGTATTTTCAGACGTTCATCGAACCCCTCGATGAAGAGGGTCTCATCTCGGAAGAAACCGAGGAGAGACTAAATGGTGAAGTGTTACATGCTACAGATACACCACCGAGTACTGATATTGGGGGCCTTGATGAAACACTCAAGAGTAGAGATGAAACTGCAACTCCCATAAGGAACAACCTCAATGAGTACACAGAGTCTGTAGTCGAAAGCTTGAAAACAGAGACTAAAGTTGAGGCTGTAGAAGCAGATGCTTACAGTAATCACTCTAAAGACAGCATACAATCTTCAACCAAAGATGAAAGAGTCCAGGAGGCTGGAGATACTAGAGGTTCTTTGGTCACTTCCTGTTCAAGAGAGAGTAATAATGAAGACACATATCAAAAAGACACTGCTAGACAGGAAACTTTGACATCAGATGACGTCATAAACATGGGGACAACAGCAACATCTGAAGACATTCAAGACAGAGCCCCATCTGAAACCGAACAACAGAATGTACCTAGAAATGTCGACCTGAATGTAAAAGAGTCTGAACAATGTAATCAGCAAAGTATGACTGAAGAAACCAAACATTTAGCCCAAACAGAGGAAGCAAGTAACAAAGAGACCTTGGAGAGTTTGGAAGACAATTTGAAAACTGAGCATGAACCTCAGTCAGAGTATATCGAGCCACAGAGTCCGACAATCACAGTAATTACAGACCTCAAAATTGTCAATAAATCGGAAAATGGGAGCCAAGATGACACAGCAAGTGTAGACTTCCATTCCAGACAGTCAGATGGAAGCAGGAACGTGAATGGAAACAGGAGAACAAAAGTAATTGATGGCCAATTCAAACAGACTCTAAGCACAGAGACCTTAAGCACTTTCTCATTGGATGACTCAAGATTTTTTGGGCCCGCAGGTTATCCGAGATTAACGACTGCTCACACGGAGAACAGTTATTAG